TGTGGGATTCTGTGGCACAGGCGTCGGTTGTCCCCagggaacgggctgcccagtcCTGCCCCTCCTCAGCACATGCACCTTGCCAGTTATAGGCACTGGACGCCTCAAAGTAGATGATGTTGGCAGTGAAGCCAGCACTGGTGCCCATCTGGCACATGCCGATCTTGTTGGTGTCGGAGTTGCACATCTCGTTGTGGTAGGTCTGCCACTCGTTGCTGATGTTGAGGCGCAGGTCATTACCCTGCATGTAGCACTTGCTCACCATGCGCCGCTGGTCTTCGCTGCCCGACCCACAGCACCTTTGTGTACTGGTGAGCACAGGCCTGCCGGGACAGCGCTGTGCCCGCCTCAGCACCCCAAAAATGAGGGGCCACCACCCCCTGCCCACTGCCACCGTGCTGGGGACATGTGTGAGGCCTACACGAAAGGcccaccagcagctctctggtGCAGTCATGTGAGATGGCAGTGTGGCACCAGCATGTGTGTGGGAAATATTGGGGTGCATGTGCACTCACCAACACCCTCCCAGCtgactgctgctggctggccaCTGTCACCCCCAGCTATGTAATCGATGATGGCCTTGTCTGGCTCACCTGGGCAAGGAGGAAACAGCCTGAGAGGGGGGACattcccttcccaccctcaAAGCCCGCCAGGTGCTGGGGAGTGCATTCTGGGGTTCCTCAGGGTACTGGCATCAACTAGCCTCTTGCCCCCAGCACGTGAGTGCACAAGCACACTGAAAGGTCTCACAGGACAGTGAAAAGATAGACCCTCACCCTGGGGGGAGACACAAACTAAGCGACACACTCCTTGCCCCCATCTTGCAGGACCCAATCCCTGCCTGGGCTCATGGCTGAGTCCCTCATCCCAGTGTACAGGGGTGCAGGAACAGGGGGTCGAGATGATGCCAGGGACTCTCACACCCCCTGTTCGCTGTGCCAGGAGTCACTTGGCAGAGACAGCCGCTGCTGGGGCCCCCACACCTGTGTAAACACCCGCAGTCCTTCCCAGCTAACCTGTGCCTACGGCACTGCTGCGGCATGTCTGGTGGACAGGCTTAAGCTCCTGCTGCCATACCAGGGAATGCCACCAAGAACTGGGTGTCCCAGATGGAGAGAGAACCCCCCCtggagtggggaggggaagcTGGGACCCGCTCCAGGAGGGGCACATGCGCATTCAGCTCCAAGGAGGATCTGGGCTTGCCTCCTCCCTCCAGGCAGCACCAGGGGTCCTAGGAGAAGCAGCACCCTTCTGGGGGTGACTCAGGCCCCCGGGGTGGGGGGCAGAGATGGCCCAGCTGAGTcacagcagtgccaggcagggagggggaCATCCTGGAGATGATGCACCCAAGGCCTGGCACCAGTGCGCTCATCCCCCAGGGGCTTTAAGGTGATGATGAAGGATACAAAGGACCCTTGGCACCCACCTGAAcctgttagcattactgtatatggaaagttagaagtaggtaggctaaggtctgtatcgaggcctagtgagcagtgtgggaatgttgatgtaacctagcagtttAGGGAACtggtggggcatgctgagcttgtgcattcttgcttaaacaaagcaaagagattagtgaagcaTGCGGAACGcagaatcttgtttttctcaaagaaatcgttatctcgaatgatTACTCGTTTGTTATCTATAGAATTTATGACTGTGGATTTAGACAAGCATGTAAGAATTatagtctcaagtaactgcATGAAAGAGCACAATATAATCATAAAGTTTAGGAAAACTGGTAAACAGCACatggacctgatgaagtaatcatttttgaaaagtatataaactctgtgaaattttctgttaaagggggctctgactttggacactagtcctcaggtccctagggccctcaataaagcaccgcataaaacgacttcagttgttttgtgttttccttcgggaacgggcaacAAACCCTCTATCCACCCCAAGACAAACAGCCCCCCcagcagggaagaggctggGAATCCCCAAGTAGCAGCAGAGCCTAGGATCTGCAGCCTGGGGGGACAGCAGGAGGACCTGGTGTTCCCGGAGGGCTCCGGAAAGGACAGCCTTTCCGCTGGGAAGTCCTTCAAGATAGTGAGGACAATGGTGTAGAGGAGGCATGGCTGCACCATGCCCACAGAGGAAGTGTGTCCCCTCTCCCAGGCAGGACTGAAAGAGGCTGCCGGGGGGAAACAGGGAAcccagagagctgctgcagtccctaGACCTCACCTCAAAGCACTGGGGTAACAAACTGTCCAgttttgtcctggtttgggctaggatagagttaactttgatgaggaagtaggaaggggcacagcatgggcagctgacctgggctggccaacaggtattcgataccatactgacatcatgctcagtacatataggcagggagctagtcgggggcggggctgcgggagcagaggcagggctgcCGGTCGGAAGGGgtcgcgtcgggtcccgggtggtgagcagccgcggcacgcgccattccttttgtatatccccctcatttactgttaaaactgttttttcctttttccccctgaacctgtttcttcttattgttgttctattaaaccgctcttatttcaacctacgcgggttttccccctttttctctggttccccttcccgctccaccgggaggggaaggagtgagcgagcaccctcgtggctctttgttcccggctgggcaaaaccacgacagttTTCAGCGTGGCCAGTTCGGCCACTGTTGAGGACACAGACAAGTCTGTCTGTCCCTGTGGGAaaccaagatgcaggactcagTACAGcatgagaatcatagaatcatagaatggtggggttggaaggaacctttagagatcatctagtccaacccccctgcagaagcaggtaaacctatatcaggtcacataggaacgtgtccaggcgggtcttgaagacctccaaggaaggagactccacaccctccctgggcagcctgtgccagggctcctgcactctcacagtaaaatagttttttcttatatttaaatggaactttttgtgttccagcttcatcccattaccctttgtcctgttgctagatacaatagaaaaaagggatgccccaacctcctgacacccaccatttagatatttgtaaatattaataagatctttcctcagtctcctcttttctagagtaaacagccccagttctgcagtctttcctcatatgaaagatgttccagagaAAGAAGTGGACTGGTATGTGAACACAGCGAGCACATGTAGCTGATTGGAGGAGCCTCTGCCTGAACAGGAGATGCAAGTAGCAAACAAGGtatcagcacagctgctctgaaggcCACTGAACAAACCCAATCCTGATTAGAATGATCTAAGGGGGGTATAAGTAAAGGGTTTGCTTGTACAATAAACGATTCTGTTCCTGCACCTGTCCATGCCCATGCTGACACAAATGGTGTCTCCATGTGAGGGGACAATGTTTGCAGTCAAAGACTGAGCCAGTGGCAAGCCCCACAGAACTGAAGCTGCTGAAAGGAATCAGGAGCCTGGCGCCGGCACAATTCACCATTGCGGGGAGAGCAAGGTGAGCTGTGGTGGACGATGAGTTGTAGCCTATCATCTGAAGAAAAATCGGTCCTGAGACTGATGGAAGGATTATTATCTAAGCATAAGGTGCACATAGTCCCAAATACCCTAGGAAAACTCTTGAAATGGGTCTTTGTTGAGGTCCCTGGGGTTGATGCCATTTCTATCTTTATGACTCCTatatgggatgaagctggggtGAGACCATGGGACCGCATGACATGGGAAGATAAACTTGCTGTGGAATTGTTATCTCCTTGGAGATTAATGCTGGAAATGATGCAGAAAAAGGACAGAGTTAATCGACCTAATGAGGGGGATCAGGATCACACAGCACGTGTGCCCACACctttctgcaggacagaagGTGAATGGTTGGGAATGGGAGTCATGAGGAATTCAGTCACCCGGGAACAACAAATAAATTTACATGTTACACTACATCTTGGACAATCAGCAGCCAATGCCTATGCTGCCTTTAGTAACTTTTCTTGATTGTGTTCAAAAGAATGTGCTGGATTTCCTTCCTACGGGTACTTTTGACATGGGAATGTGGACTAAAATAGGTGAAAAGCTCTGGGATGCAGCCACTGGGACAGATAAAAAAGCTGTGCAACATCTGCCAGTGTGGCACCAGGTGTCCAAAGCCTTAGAGCAAATGCGTAGAGTCGAAAGATAAGCGGCCACAGTTTTAGGCAGTGGGACTCTCAGATTCTAAAGAGGAGAATCTTTTTCCCTTTGACCCTGGCTCTACTGATTCTGAGCAAGGACAGGATTTATTTCCTCCCAATGATGAGTCTAGAGATGTTAACCGGTTGGGAGACGTGGACTTCGCTCCATCCAAGCAGTGCGGCGGGAAGGAGCCCGGGAACCGAAAGCACAAGCGGTTCGTGCGGTGGCGGCGCGGGATGGGTGACAGCGACCGCGACTGCCGGAGCTCCGACAGCTCATCCCTGAGCGCCTTCCCCCCTGCCGCCCGAGCCCGCGGCCCCCCCGCGGTGCTGAGCTCGGCCATGACGGCGTTGGGCTCCCCGTTCCGGTGATCAGCTCGTCCATGGGCTCCCTGTGGCCCCTGCCATCGCCTACGGCCCTCTCAGCAGCCCCCAGATCAACTCGACTATGGGGCTGTTcccaccccctgcccctccGAGCAGCTCCGAGGTCATGAAGCCCCCTCCAAGGTTGTGGGCAGGGTCATACCTCCCCGCAACTCCCCCCTCCGGACCCCGCAAGAGGCTCTGCACCATCTGCAGGGACCGATCCTCGGGGAAGCACTACGGGGTGTACAGCTGCAAGGGCTGCAAGGGCTTCTTTGAACGCATCATCTGCAAGGACGTGATCTACGCCTGTCGCGACAACCATGACTGTGTGGTGGACAAACGGCAGTGTAACCGCGGCCAGTACAACCGCTGCCAGTACTGCCACCACCAGtgaatttggttttaattccaAATTATTTTCAACCTTATGCTCTTTTGTGTCAATGGAATCCAGAAAGCAGAGATCTTCTTTTGATCATAGAATGGGTCTTTTTGCCTCGTGCTTTTTCAAAAAACAATCACTTCACGAGTAGAGATGTACTCTGTGTTGATCCAGAAAGGAAGGTTCCATTTGCATGCTTTGTAAGCATCAGATCCTGATGTCATTTATATACCTAGTAATAAAAAGGCATCTCGACTGGATGATTGCAGAATCACTGACCATGCAGACTGCTCTTGCAGATTTTACTGGGCAAATGTCTGGACATTTACCTAAACATGTATCGTTAAGTTCTCTCAATGATTTTCCTCTAGGAGCGAAAGTTCTGTTGTCTCATGTACCTCTTACTGAAGGTATCACTGTATTTACTGATGGGTCTGGGAAAAACGTATTGTGCAGTGGTGCTCTGGAGGACAGAAACACAACTGGAATCAGGACATTCAGATAATCAAAGGCTCACCTCAAGTGCTGGAGCTTGCGGTAGCCTGAGCATTTCAGTTATTTCCAAAAACTAACCTTAATATTGTCTCTGACTCTCTTTATGTTACAGGTATAGTGAAGCGGATGGAAGGTTCTTTTTTGAAGGAAGTCAATAATCCTGAACTGTTTATCCAGCTTAAAAGATTGTGGGATTATGTTTCAAGGTGTTCACACTCATATTTTATCACTTGTGCGATTACAGGCACCTTTGCCTGGACCTTTGGCAGAGGGTAATCGTATTGCAGGTCATGCTACAGTAGCTTTGGCTACTCCTCAGTTATTTCAACAAGCTAAACTTTCACATTACCTTTTTCACCAAAACAGACGAGCATTGCAAAAACAATTTCAATTACCCACAGAACAAGCTTATAACGTAATCTTAACTTGTCCCGATTGTCAATCTCTCACCCTAGTGCCTCAAACTCTaacatctcatggtcactgcagccgaggttgcctccgaCCTTCACATCCcaaaccaggccctccttatttgtcagtactaggtccagcagcacacccctcctcattggttcctcaatcacctgcaacaggaagttgtcgtcaacaatctgtaggaacctcctggactgcttgtgcttggctgtgtggctatcccagtaaatatcagggtggttgatgtcccccatgaggaccagggactgtgatcgtgaggcagctctcagctgtttgtcgaaggcctcatccacttcctcctcctgatcaggtggcctgtagcaaactcctacaacaatatcacctgccttgccctgcccattaatttttacccataagcactcagcctgcccctcatccccacccaggcacagttcagtacacattaattgctccctcatatagagagcaactccacctccacgccttgtcagtctgtctttcctgaacaatccatagccctccatggctgtgctccagtcatggcagctgtcccaccacgtctctgtgaccgcaatgaggtcgtagccccgcatccgcacccacatctccagttcctcctgcttattccccaggctgcgtgcattggtgtagaggcagtgcaggggcttactcaaacacacaggtttccctgggtgggtgcaggaggttcctccccggtttggctctttcttagggtggtcagccttccgcaTCTCAGctcagtgtgcagatgaagggcacttatcattgcattccctgtcctgtcctgttTCCCAgatagaggggacagcttgttctatttttcttctctccccactccccaagtcccttagtttaaagacctctttattaagtttgctagtctactcccaaatattccagtgcctttacgggagagatgaatcccatcctgtcctatgaagctgtagtccccaaggaaggatccattgtcaaagaacccaaagccttcctgctggcaccagcctctcagccaggagttcacttgactgatttttccattgcagactcccCCTTTAGTGAACAGGactgaggagaaaataacctgagcccctctaccttttacctgctcccccaaggttttaaaatccttctggatcctggagatgtcacgcctcatgacatcattcatacctacatggaacacaagtaaggggtagtagcctgcatccctgatgagccgtggcactctctcggccacatccctgatcttggctcctggcaggcagcacacctctcgactccctacctgctccacagatgggtctcagTGCCTCttagcagtgagtcacccacaacaagcacccgtcGCCTCTTTCTACGGTGTCCATTACCtattgcaggtggagcagctgatgggttgtttttttgggttgtttgatgggttttccccttttggaacttGCTCATCGAAGTCCCTTGtcaccagtgcctcatacttgtttgtagtgggcactctggaaggagggctttgaagacgagcctttgtccttcttttttttgtaaccagggtccaaGGCTTGTtagattcactggaggcttgcacctgattgcaGAAGCCTCCGCAATCAATGGGCActtttggattggaagttggtaagggaaggccagaaagctgtgatgcaatatggcttgaccAATCCATATGTTCAAACCTTATTAGATCGCATTTTCAGCAGcagattaatgactccatttgactgcaggaagctagcagaaaccttcctgaagcccactcgggtattactatgggaatctgaatgggaaaaagagTCGATGTGGCAacagtagaaaatatggacttacagcagggagatccccggcgagtcgtcacagcggatatgatgttaggaaaaggaccgtttgctgaccctcaggtacaagcccaactccatgaagctattttacaacaaacacagacactgactCGTCAAGCGTTTAAGACCGTCCCTGACATGGGAGTGCCAGTTCCCCCGTACACAACCATCATACAAAAGCTCGATGAACCTGTTATGACTTTCCTAGACCTtttaagagcagctctggatcgtgtTCTAAATATGTCAGCCGAAGTAAAAGCTGAAATGGGATTGCACTTGGCAGTTGCTAACACTAACCATGATTgtaaaaagatcctgcaggctctcccacagacagcaactttggtcaaCATGATAGAAGTCTGCTCTCGagtaggatcatcagcacatttagctgaagtaATGGCAGcagcattgaaaccattagttcaacagcacaaaggaaatcagaggccaaaatgcttCAATTGCAGAAAAATGGGACGTGAAAAAACAATGTCgatccagaccattggtatggactgtggaggaatttctgtgtgaaagaggccatggcctggtaacagtgaacaacccatgctttgagaactaatgtgcggATTGTCCTTGAGCAGCTCTCaaatgtgagaaaagaagaagaaagaatgcctacGTGATAACAAGCTCCAGCAAggcagaggctgaagcagtataTGAAAACGCaaggcttatcacagaaaagtgcagctggcttttagagaaaggaccaattagaagtagtataaacatgctagctttgctgctgattataaaagtctgatgcttgttagtagaATGGGAGTTATGACCTAGCCATATTGATGTTCATCATTTCTCCGGTGGTGCTCTCTCCGACATTTGGCACCTGAACAGGGACTATTGACTCTTGCAGGCAAATTGCAGCAAGTGATGGATGGTCAGAGAACACTGGACAGGAGTTGGCACTGTGTGGTAAGTGGGCCACAGAAGCCGGGTGTGAGGTCACGACTCACCGCCTGTAAGGTAGGAAATCTGCCTCCCCCCCAGCACCTGGGAATTCTAGTTGAGGGATGGAGACTGAGGTGGCAGTGCAGTTGTTGGCTAGCACGAAGAAACTCTATGAGCTGATTAAATGGGCAAGAGAGAGAGGTCATATGCAAGATATACCCTTGATCTTTAGCCCAGAAGAATGGAGAGAGGtgggaaaccttctctgggaagccactattagtgacGATAAGGataatagtaagatcagtaaagatctaggtctcgtttggagagatgTGATAAATAcagaacagcgtgtggccatggcAGCAACCGAGGCGTTAGCCGCTACATCGAAGATGAAAAAGACAGATAGGGAGACGGacaagctcctgcaggaagtattaaagaaatcGGAGCGACTAGAGACCATTGAGACACAGCCCGTCGCTGCTgaaacacagcccggtgcgcagcccattgctgagcggggcgtgctgcgaggaaaaaaaaaaaaaaaagttctcctctacaTAACAGTTTTAACAAAGTCAAGGAGGCGAAAAGGATCCGGCGCCGCCGACGCCGGCACCTTCTCCAGgcccggcacggagtgagccagacccccccccaccccttccatccgcagccgccgccgcgcagccgcttcccgcgccccgTCAGTGTCTCTGGAGTGCCCCCCTCCACCCCGTGCGCCGACACCACCGGCCTCAGCCCTCACGGAcagctgggctcatcctttccatcctcaatccgttgcctcaacaagtgtaaaaactgttggttgTGATGTCATGCATTTtactgtaaatgtgatgatgaatagtggttttcttacagtggaaactttcaaaggtgttttaagtgtcaggaatggaacttggaagaatagaacattttggcattgagaagtcagtgacacgttaaaaaaaaaagggtgaaaaaggtttataaaaagtggtttgtgttttggactcattggtgaaggattttttttttttatcaggagtaaaaaatggattttgtcatactgttgatgcttcaaatgattgtggtaaatggttttaggcaatttcaacaacccaagcaaaacatgtgggttacactggccaaagcaatcaatcccttagttaagggtaatggcaaagttgacaactgggatttgatcatttcatggttaccaacaatgacaacagagccacaggagttagaattattgggatctataaagatggatttttgtgttatgtttaattttaccagccaTACCAAAAAAATTGAGACAGAacgtggatcccatcctgggcgtgtataagaacacaacatcttggtgcaattat
This window of the Colius striatus isolate bColStr4 chromosome W, bColStr4.1.hap1, whole genome shotgun sequence genome carries:
- the LOC133628666 gene encoding retinoic acid receptor RXR-gamma-A-like, producing the protein MGLFPPPAPPSSSEVMKPPPRLWAGSYLPATPPSGPRKRLCTICRDRSSGKHYGVYSCKGCKGFFERIICKDVIYACRDNHDCVVDKRQCNRGQYNRCQYCHHQ